Proteins encoded in a region of the Eschrichtius robustus isolate mEscRob2 chromosome 16, mEscRob2.pri, whole genome shotgun sequence genome:
- the SLC52A3 gene encoding solute carrier family 52, riboflavin transporter, member 3 isoform X1, with the protein MAFLIHLLVCTFGMGSWVAIHGLWVELPLLVTELPEGWYLPSYLTVIIQLANIGPLLVTLLHHFQPGCLSEVPVIFTVLGVGTVACTLFAFLWNVTSWVLGSHHSIAFLVLTFFLALVDCTSSVTFLPFMSRLPTRHLTTFFVGEGLSGLLPALVALAQGSGLTTCVNITETSDTTPIPETTRNMDSPQGASSTLVSELARTAPSVVHLESHYLPANFSPLVFFLLLSFMMACCLIAFFFLQRQPRRWEASIEDLLTSQVTLHSIRPQEGKDLGPPGPEDSGKGQEPLEEKTAPRHLAHLTFIYILVAFVNALTNGVLPSVQTYSCLSYGPVAYHLSATLSSVANPLACFLSMFLPNRSLPFLGVLTALGTGFGAYNMAMAVMSPCPLMQGHWGGEVLIVASWVLFIGCLSYVKVWHRDKMQKHPAHPDLTPNSNNRSDNLQSLEVARGVER; encoded by the exons ATGGCCTTCCTGATACACCTGCTGGTCTGTACCTTCGGGATGGGCTCCTGGGTGGCCATCCACGGGCTCTGGGTAGAGCTGCCCCTGCTGGTAACGGAGCTGCCCGAGGGCTGGTACCTGCCCTCCTACCTCACAGTAATCATCCAGCTGGCCAACATCGGCCCCCTGCTGGTCACCCTACTCCATCACTTCCAACCCGGCTGCCTTTCTGAGGTGCCTGTCATCTTCACTGTGCTGGGGGTGGGCACCGTCGCCTGCACCCTCTTCGCCTTCCTCTGGAATGTCACCTCCTGGGTGCTGGGCAGCCACCACAGCATCGCCTTCCTGGTCCTCACCTTCTTCCTGGCCCTGGTGGACTGCACCTCCTCCGTCACCTTCCTGCCCTTCATGAGCAGGCTGCCCACCCGCCACCTCACCACCTTCTTTGTGGGTGAAGGACTCAGCGGCCTCCTGCCTGCCCTGGTGGCTCTTGCCCAGGGCTCGGGTCTCACTACCTGTGTCAACATCACTGAGACATCAGACACCACCCCGATCCCTGAGACCACCAGGAACATGGACAGCCCACAG GGAGCTAGCAGCACTTTGGTGTCTGAGCTCGCTAGGACGGCACCCTCCGTGGTCCATCTGGAAAGCCACTACCTCCCCGCCAACTTCTCGCCCTTGGTCTTCTTCCTCCTGCTCTCCTTCATGATGGCCTGCTGCCtcattgctttctttttcctccagcGTCAACCCAGGCGCTGGGAAGCTTCCATAGAAGACCTCCTCACCTCTCAGGTCACCCTCCACTCCATCCGGCCGCAGGAAGGGAAGGACCTGGGCCCCCCAGGCCCGGAGGACAGCGGCAAGGGCCAGGAGCCTCTGGAGGAGAAGACAGCCCCCCGGCACCTGGCCCACCTGACCTTCATCTACATCCTGGTGGCCTTTGTGAACGCGCTCACCAACGGCGTGCTACCCTCCGTGCAGACCTACTCCTGCCTGTCCTACGGGCCTGTGGCCTACCACCTGTCCGCCACCCTCAGCTCCGTGGCCAACCCTCTCGCCTGCTTCCTCTCCATGTTTCTGCCTAACAG GTCTCTGCCATTCCTGGGGGTCCTTACAGCGCTCGGGACCGGCTTTGGGGCCTACAACATGGCCATGGCCGTGATGAGCCCCTGCCCCCTCATGCAGGGCCACTGGGGTGGAGAAGTCCTCATC GTGGCTTCGTGGGTGCTGTTCATTGGCTGTCTGAGCTATGTCAAG GTGTGGCACAGGGATAAAATGCAGAAGCACCCAGCACATCCTGATCTGACGCCCAACAGTAATAACAGGAGTGACAATCTACAAAGCCTAGAAGTGGCCAGAGGCGTTGAGAGATGA
- the SLC52A3 gene encoding solute carrier family 52, riboflavin transporter, member 3 isoform X2 → MAFLIHLLVCTFGMGSWVAIHGLWVELPLLVTELPEGWYLPSYLTVIIQLANIGPLLVTLLHHFQPGCLSEVPVIFTVLGVGTVACTLFAFLWNVTSWVLGSHHSIAFLVLTFFLALVDCTSSVTFLPFMSRLPTRHLTTFFVGEGLSGLLPALVALAQGSGLTTCVNITETSDTTPIPETTRNMDSPQGASSTLVSELARTAPSVVHLESHYLPANFSPLVFFLLLSFMMACCLIAFFFLQRQPRRWEASIEDLLTSQVTLHSIRPQEGKDLGPPGPEDSGKGQEPLEEKTAPRHLAHLTFIYILVAFVNALTNGVLPSVQTYSCLSYGPVAYHLSATLSSVANPLACFLSMFLPNRSLPFLGVLTALGTGFGAYNMAMAVMSPCPLMQGHWGGEVLIVASWVLFIGCLSYVKVMLGVILRDRSRSALLWCGAAVQLGSLLGALIMFPLVNVLRLFSSADFCSLQCST, encoded by the exons ATGGCCTTCCTGATACACCTGCTGGTCTGTACCTTCGGGATGGGCTCCTGGGTGGCCATCCACGGGCTCTGGGTAGAGCTGCCCCTGCTGGTAACGGAGCTGCCCGAGGGCTGGTACCTGCCCTCCTACCTCACAGTAATCATCCAGCTGGCCAACATCGGCCCCCTGCTGGTCACCCTACTCCATCACTTCCAACCCGGCTGCCTTTCTGAGGTGCCTGTCATCTTCACTGTGCTGGGGGTGGGCACCGTCGCCTGCACCCTCTTCGCCTTCCTCTGGAATGTCACCTCCTGGGTGCTGGGCAGCCACCACAGCATCGCCTTCCTGGTCCTCACCTTCTTCCTGGCCCTGGTGGACTGCACCTCCTCCGTCACCTTCCTGCCCTTCATGAGCAGGCTGCCCACCCGCCACCTCACCACCTTCTTTGTGGGTGAAGGACTCAGCGGCCTCCTGCCTGCCCTGGTGGCTCTTGCCCAGGGCTCGGGTCTCACTACCTGTGTCAACATCACTGAGACATCAGACACCACCCCGATCCCTGAGACCACCAGGAACATGGACAGCCCACAG GGAGCTAGCAGCACTTTGGTGTCTGAGCTCGCTAGGACGGCACCCTCCGTGGTCCATCTGGAAAGCCACTACCTCCCCGCCAACTTCTCGCCCTTGGTCTTCTTCCTCCTGCTCTCCTTCATGATGGCCTGCTGCCtcattgctttctttttcctccagcGTCAACCCAGGCGCTGGGAAGCTTCCATAGAAGACCTCCTCACCTCTCAGGTCACCCTCCACTCCATCCGGCCGCAGGAAGGGAAGGACCTGGGCCCCCCAGGCCCGGAGGACAGCGGCAAGGGCCAGGAGCCTCTGGAGGAGAAGACAGCCCCCCGGCACCTGGCCCACCTGACCTTCATCTACATCCTGGTGGCCTTTGTGAACGCGCTCACCAACGGCGTGCTACCCTCCGTGCAGACCTACTCCTGCCTGTCCTACGGGCCTGTGGCCTACCACCTGTCCGCCACCCTCAGCTCCGTGGCCAACCCTCTCGCCTGCTTCCTCTCCATGTTTCTGCCTAACAG GTCTCTGCCATTCCTGGGGGTCCTTACAGCGCTCGGGACCGGCTTTGGGGCCTACAACATGGCCATGGCCGTGATGAGCCCCTGCCCCCTCATGCAGGGCCACTGGGGTGGAGAAGTCCTCATC GTGGCTTCGTGGGTGCTGTTCATTGGCTGTCTGAGCTATGTCAAGGTGATGCTGGGCGTGATCCTGCGTGACCGTAGCCGCAGCGCCCTCTTGTGGTGCGGGGCGGCGGTGCAGCTGGGCTCGCTCCTCGGAGCGCTTATCATGTTCCCACTGGTCAACGTGTTGAGACTCTTCTCATCCGCTGACTTCTGCAGCCTGCAGTGCTCCACCTAG